Genomic DNA from Jejubacter calystegiae:
AGGGAATTACTGGCAGCCGACGGTCGTGATATCACGGTGGTCGATACTGTGCCTGCGGAGCCGAGCCATCGTGATGTTAACGGCATCATCAACGGCCTGGGCGATGCCGACGTCGATATGGTGGTTGGCATCGGCGGGGGAAGCGTACTGGATGTGGCAAAACTGTTTTCCGTGCTCTGCCATCCGACCACCCCCAGGCTGGAAGCCATGCTGGCCGGTGAAAAACCTCAGCAGCGCGTGGCGTCATTACTGATTCCGACCACGGCAGGTACCGGCTCGGAAGCCACGCCTAACGCCATTCTGGCGATCCCTGAACAAAATACCAAGGTGGGCATTATTTCTCCGGTGCTGCTGCCGGACTATGTGGCCCTGTTGCCCGAACTTACCGCCAGCATGCCCTCACATATCGCTTCGTCTACCGGGATTGATGCGCTGTGTCACCTGATTGAGTGTTTTACAGCCACTGTCGCGAATCCGGTGAGTGATAATGCGGCGCTTATCGGGCTGAAGAAGCTGCTGACTCATATCGAAACTTCGGTGAATGAGCCGGAAAACCGGCTGGCCAGACTCGAGATGCTCTGGGCGTCCTGGTACGGCGGGGTCGCCATCAATCATGCCGGTACCCATCTGGTGCATGCTCTGTCTTATCCGCTGGGCGGTAAATATCATCTGCCCCATGGCGTCGCCAATGCCATTCTGCTGGCCCCCTGCATGAAAGTGATACGTCCCTGGGCTGTCGATAAATTTGCTCAGGTCTGGGATCTGCTGCCTGATGCTGACCACACTCTCTCTGTTGCAGATAAATCCATCGCGCTGGTGGACTATTTTTCCGGGCTGGTCAAACGCCTCGACCTGCCGGATAACCTTGCGACGCTGGGCGTCCCCGTCACGGATATTCCGGAACTCGCCGAAGCCGCACTCAATGTGAAGCGTTTGATGAACAATGCCCCTTGCCAGGTGAATCACCACGATGTCCAGGCCATCTATCAAACGCTTTTCCCCACCCGCGAATACACAGGGAGTGAAAATGAGTAACAAAATCGACGGTGTACTGACCGCTATTGTGACCCCGTTTGACAGCGAAGGTGCGCTGAATCTGAAAGCGCTAAAGGAGCAGATTACCCGACAGCGGCAGGCAGGAAACAGTATCTTTTGCGGTGGTACTAACGGTGAATTTTTTGTGCTTAATGAAAAGGAGAAAGTGACCGTGACTCAAACCTGCGTCGATGAAGTCGCAGGGCAGGCTCATGTGGTGGCTCACATTGGTGAGATATCCACGCGCGAGACCATCCGTCTGGGAAAGCAGATTGAAAAACTGGGCGTGGACGCGGTATCGGTGATTACGCCTTATTTCGTTCCACTGCAGCAACAGGAGTTAATCGCCCATTATACGTCCATTGCCGATGCGCTGACCGTGCCCCTGTTTCTTTATAACATCCCGGCGCGCACTGGAAATACGATTGAGCCAGAGACGGCGAGAATATTGGCGGCACACCCGAATATCATCGGTATTAAAGATAGCGCCGGAAGCTATCAAAGCCTGAGCGGTTTTCTTAATGCGGTAAAGGATATCGACGATTTTGATGTGTTAAATGGCCCGGATTCGCTTATTCATCAGGGATTTGTAGAGGGCTGCTCCGCCTGTATTTCCGGGCTGGCAAATGTAGCGCCGAAGGCGATAAATTCCATCTGGTCGCGCTATAAAGCGGGGGATATTGATGGCTCCCGTCAGGCGCAGGAGAGCGTGACGCAGCTACGTAGTGAGCTTTACCAGGTGGCGTTCTCTCCTGCGGCAGTCAAAAAAGCATTACAGCTTATGGGTTATGCCGTTGGCGAAAGTCGTTACGCCGTTGAATTTAGCCCGCAACAGGAAAGCGTTATTCGCCAGCTCATTGCGAATATTGCCCACGAATAAGGTTGTTAAATCATCACAAGCATTCTGCGTGCCCCTTCCGGCGCGTAGGATCGGTACGCCTTGATAAGAGAGGTAAAGATGAACACATTTACCGCTGAAGATACCCTGATTATTGTCGGAATCGTTATTGCCTATATTATTTTTACCACATGGCTGACTTTCCGTATCCGAAGTAAAAACTCGGGTGATTTTATGGAAGGGTCTCGCGCCATGCCGGCTTTTATTGTCGGTATCCTTTTAATGTCTGAATATATCGGCGCCAAATCCACCATCGGTACGGCTCAGGCCGCTTTCGAAAGTGGTATTGCTGCTTCCTGGTCGGTGCTTGGCGCCGCCATTGGCTTCCCGTTATTCGGGTTGATACTGGTTAAGCGGGTTTACAGCACCGGTAAAATTACGATTTCCGGGGCGATTGCAGAGAAATATGGCAACAGCACCAAAAATATTATCTCGGTCATTATGATTTATGCCCTGTTGCTGGTTAACGTCGGTAACTACGTGAGCGGGGCCGCGGCGATATCAACGGTATTACAGGTGAATTTACCGGTCGCTGCCTTTATCACCGCCATTGTCAGTACCTTCTATTTTGCCTTTGGTGGGATGAAAGGGGTGGCATGGGTGACGATGCTGCATAGCGCCCTGAAATATATTGGATTGTTGGTTATCCTGGGATTTGCCTTGTCGAAAACCGGTGGCTTTAGTCCGATGATCGAAAAAATGCCGGAGTTCTACTGGACCTGGGACGGCAATATCGGCATCAGTACTATTATTGCCTGGCTTATCGGGACGATTGGCTCCATTTTCTGCACCCAGTTTGTTATTCAGGCTATCTCATCTACCCGGGATGTAAAATCGGCAAAGCGTTCAACCTGGGTCGCCTTTTTCTTCTGTCTGCCGATAGCCTTTGCTATCGCCATTATTGGCGTGGCGGCGAAATACCTGCACCCGGAAATTAATAGCCTGTATGCCATGCCGGTTTTCCTGCAGGATATGAACCCGTGGATGGCCGGTCTGGTCACGACATCGCTGGTGGCCTCTATCTTTGTCAGCGTCAGTACGGTGGCGCTGGCGATTGCGTCATTGGTGGTGAAGGACTTCTATGTACCGATGCGCAACCCCACGCCGGAACAGGAATTTAAAGCCACCCGCTGGATATCGCTGTTCATCGGCTTCCTGCCGTTAATCTTTGTGCTGCTGGTGCCGGAGGTGCTTAAACTTTCCTTCTTTACCCGCGCTATCCGCCTGTCGATTACCGTGGTCGCCATTATCGCTTTCTATGCCCCTTTCTTTAAGAGCGCTCGTGGCGCCAACTGCGCACTGCTCGGCGCCTGTGTGGTGACCTCTGTCTGGTATCTGCTGGGCGATCCCTTTGGTATTAATAATATGTATATCGCGCTGCTCACCCCGGCATTAATTATGGGTATCGATCGTTTGATCCCCAATAAAGCGGAATATAAAGCCCCGGGTCACGTTAAAAATATTGGAGTTTAAAATGACTGTAACCGTAAATCGCGATGGCGTTCTTCATTCACAGGGACAGGATAACGCGGTGATGACTGCGATGTTACCCTCGGAATGTCCACAGAATCATGCGGCCAATATTCTGCCGCTGCCGGACGGCTCTCTGATGTGCGTCTGGTTTGGCGGCACCCAGGAAGGCATTGCCGACATCTCGGTCTGGGGTTCGCGGCTGGGGGTTGGCGGCGATCGCTGGAGTGATGCCGTAAAACTTTCCTGTGACCCGGAACGTTCGGAGCAGAATCCGGTATTGTTTCTCGCGCCTGATAATGTCCTGTGGCTGATGTGGACTGCGCAAATCTCCGGTAATCAGGATACCGCTATTGTGCGCTATCGTCAGTCGCAGGATATGGGCAAAACCTGGGGGGATATTGCGACACTGCTCGATAAACCAGGCACTTTTATTCGCCAGCCGGTGACTGTGTTGAACAATGGTAACTGGTTACTGCCCGTTTTCTATTGTCGTACTCAGCCGGGTGAAAAATGGGTCGGTAATGATGATATTAGCGCAGTCAAAATTTCTGCTGATAACGGAAAAAGCTGGCGGGATGTGGAAGTTCCTGAAAGCCTGGGCTGTGTTCATATGAATATTACGCCGCTGGCGGACGGTACTCTGGTTGCACTGTTCCGCAGCCGCTGGGCCGATAATATTTACCTGAGCCGTTCTGATGATAGCGGTGAAAGCTGGTCTGTGCCTGAGCCGACCTCATTGCCCAATAATAACTCTTCCATTCAGGTCACGACGCTACAGGATGGCAAGCTGGCACTGGTTTTCAATCATATGAGTGCAGCAGGGGCGCCGGAGCGCCGTGCATCGCTGTATGATGAAATTGATGATGGCGATGACAGCCGTAAGGAGCCGACGGTAACCGATGGGCGCACGGCATTTTGGGGAGCCCCCCGGGCGCCGATGACCGTCGCGCTTTCCCCCGATGGCGGTAAAACCTGGCCCTGGCAGCGCAATCTTGATGAGGGTGATGGTTACTGCATGACCAATAACTCTCAGGATAAGCTCAACCGTGAATTTTCCTATCCCAGCATTAAACAGGGGGAGGACGGCCAGCTGCATATCGCCTATACGTATTTCAGGCAGGCGATTAAGTATGTGCGCATCTCTCCCGAATGGATTCAGGGGGCGGAGTGATGATTATTGGTCAGCTAAAAGCGCTTCCCGTCGCAGGCTTATCGGCGTATTTACGGGAGATTCTTGGCGACCCTCGCTGTCATTTCGAGGCGTTGCGGGCGCGGGAAGATGGCCGCTGGCAGCCCGAAGGCGCTGACTGGTATTGCACCATTGGTCCGGCAACCACACAACCGGTCTCTTTGCGTCATACCGAATATCATCGTCAGTGGGCCGACATTCAGGTCATGCTGGAAGGTGCCGAAATCATTCATGTCGGTACGTTACCGGTCCCGGACCCGGCCGATGAAGAGCGTAAACCGGATCTGTTTATTACCGCTAATGCGCGGCATAACGTGTGCATCACCTTAGATCCGGGAGATTTTGCGGTTTTCTTCCCCGGCGAGCCTCACCAGGCGCTCTGTGCCGTTGGCGAGCCGCAAACGGTCCGCAAAGCCGTATTTAAAGTACCGCTAAGCAAACTGGGGGGATAAATGCGTCATGCGATTGTGACCGGTGCCAGCTCCGGGATTGGAGAGGCGGTTGTCAACCGCCTGCTGGCCGACGGTTGGCGGGTTACCGGCCTGAGCCGTACCCCGGTTGTTCGGGATGAGACGTTATTTGACAGCATCAGTGTTGACCTTAGCGATAGTGTGCGACTCCAGGCGCTATTACCCGAACTTCCGGTGCCAGATGCGCTTATCCACGCGGCTGGAATGATGGCGGCCGCGCCGCTGGGGGAACTGGATCCGGTGGTAAGCCAGCGTCTGTGGCAGTTGCATGTCGGGGGAGCGGAAATGCTGGTCAACTTTTTTGCCCCCCGTATGTCGGCTGGCGGGCGCATCGTAATTGTTGGTAGCCGAACCTCAAGAGGGGCGGCTGGTCGCTCACAATATGTTGCGACCAAAGCTGCGCTGGTGGGGATGGTCAGAAGCTGGGCAGCGGAACTGGCTCAGAAGGGGATTACGGTGAATGTGGTTGCGCCTGGCGCCACGCAAACGCCAATGCTGCACGCCCCTGGCCGGGAAAGCGCATCGGTACGGGTGCCGCCCATCGGCAGACTGATTAAGCCGCAGGAGGTGGCATCCTTAACGGCCTGGCTACTGGGAGAGGACGCGGCGCCGGTTACTGGCCAGGAGATGGTGATATGTGGCGGTGCATCGCTATCCTGATGGCATAAAAAATGCCGGTAATTTACCGGCATTGATTCAACGAGATGGCTTCAGACCGACGGAATATTGCGTCCGTAGTAGATCTCGCGCATCTCTTTCCATAGCAGATCGGTAATGGTCTGACGCTCTTCCTCAGTTAAATCTTCCGGTTTGGTGTGGAACATATAGTGCTTCAGGTCGAACTCCTTCAGCAGCATTTTGGTGTGGAAGATGTTTTCCTGGTAGACGTTGACATCAACCATGTCATACAGCGCTTTCATGTCGTCGGACATAAAGTTCTGAATCGAATTGATCTCGTGGTCAATAAAGTGCTTCATGCCATTCACGTCGCGGGTAAATCCCCTTACCCGGTAGTCGACGGTGACGATATCGGATTCCAGTTGGTGAATCAGATAGTTCAACGCGCTAAGCGGGGAAATCACGCCGCAGGTTGAAACTTCGATATCGGCACGGAAGGTGCAGAGCCCGCCTTCCGGATGGCTTTCCGGATAGGTGTGCACGCAAATATGGCTCTTATCGAGGTGGGCCACGACGGCGTCCGGCAGCGGGCCGGGACGTTCGCTCGGGTCAATCAGTTTGGGGTCTACGGGCTCTTCGCTCACCAGAATAGTGACGCTGGCCCCCTGCGGCTCATAATCCTGACGCGCGATATTCAGAATATTGGCGCCGATGATGGAGCAGGTTTCGGTCAGTATTTCGGTAAGACGGTTAGCGTTATACAGCTCATCGATATAGGCGATATAGCCGTCACGCTCCTCTGCCGTCTTAGCGTAACAGATGTCGTAAATGCAAAAACTCAGGCTTTTGGTCAGGTTGTTAAAGCCATGCAGTTTGAGTTTTTTCAATTTGGTCCACCCCCTTAGGATGCCTGTCCGGACAGGGCATCTTGTAGATACTGCGGCAGAGCGAAAGCTGCCGAATGGATCGCCGGATTGTAATAGCGGCAGCGGATACCGGCGCTGTGGAACCGTGCCTGAATGGTGTCGGGACGCAGATGACGCAGCGCTTCGTTGTCGGTCGCCCAGGCAAAGGTCATGATGCCGCCGTAGTAGGTCGGAATCGCCGCCTGGTAGAAACTCACATCCTTAAAGTAGTGGCTCAGTTTGCGATGACTGTCGAGGACTTCGTCCTGCTGCAGGAAGCAGACGCCGTTCTGGGCCACAAAAATACCACCCGGGTTCAGGCAGCGTTTGCACCCTTCATAGAAGGCCGAAGTGAACAGGCTCTCGCCCGGACCGATGGGATCGGTACAGTCAGAGATAATCACATCGAAGGTCTGCGTCGTGCTGTTGACAAAGTTAACGCCGTCATCAATGACCAGATTAAAGCGCGGATCGTCGTAGCTGCCTGCGCTGTGTTTGGGCAGGTACTGACGGCAGAAAGAGACCACGCCGGCGTCGATTTCCACCATGGTGATGCTTTCCAGACTGCTATGACGGCAGACTTCGCGCAGCATACCGCCGTCGCCGCCGCCGATAATCAGCACCCGTTTCGCGTGGCCATGGGCCAGCAGCGGAACGTGAGTCAGCATTTCATGATAGATAAATTCGTCGCGCTCGGTGGTCTGCACCACGCCGTCCAGCGCCATTACCCGGCCAAAGGCCGCGTTTTCGAAAATGACCAGATCCTGATGTTCGGTCTTCTCATGGTAAAGCACGTTATCGACGCTAAAGTACTGACCAAAATGGTCATGCAGCGTTTCATGCCACAGCTTGTTATCGCTCACTGGCGGAAACCTCCTTCGTTAACTTCCCCAAAAAACGGGCGCAACATAATAGCTAACAATGGAGGGGGATGCACATTATTTCAGCGTAGGAGAGCGGAGGGTTACTTCGCCCAGGCGAGCAGGCTGAGGGAGTCACGGGCCAGCGCTTTACACTTCTTCTGGGTGGGTACGGCAATGCCGCTCAGATCGCGATAGCTCTCTTCACCCAGCCGCTTCATATCGTAATTTTCGTAATTGCTCAGATCCCACTGATTCTGTCGTGCGAAGAAAACCAGCGCGCGACGGATCTGGTCATTAGGCAGGTGATCGTAACCGCAGTCATTCTTAAGAAAGACAAAAACTGCCGTGAGATCGGCCATATCTTCCGCTTCTGATTCGTTAAGCGCCTGGCTGGCGGTGGAAAACCCCAGCAGGCCGCCCAACAGCATTGCCCTGACAAACTTCTTCATTACGACTACCGCTTCTGGATGGATACCAGACGTTAGCATATTTTGCCAAAGCGCTACGAGCGGTTATTACCAGGAAATAACCGAGATCAATGGCAACAGGGGATGGTGAGCGGTTTACTTAATCACGGATTAAGTTCTGATTATCAGATAAGGCTGATATAACGTTCGCCAGCGCCCGGGCGGTTACCCACTCTCTCCGTCATCGCCACCCTGTCCGGAGTGCGTTCTCGCTGTTTCTGTTGAGCTGCCTGTTATTTCATTCACCTGCTTCAGGCGGGTTCGCTGCTATGCCTTTTATGGAGAAACCATGACCCTGGATTATGTTGCTCTGGGAATATTCATCGCCGTGGCGTTGATTATTTTCTACGGCATTATCGTGATACACGATATTCCCTATGAAATTGCTAAAAAGCGCAATCATCCGCATCAGGATGCCATCCATTATGCCGGATGGGTCAGTCTGTTCACGCTGCACGTCCTGTGGCCGCTACTGTGGATCTGGGCCACGCTGTGGCGTGAAGACCGGGGCTGGGGCATTCAGCAAATTGCCCAGGAACAGCATGATATTCAGCACCATATGGCGCAATTGAATAACCAGATTGATGAATTACGTCAGGAAATCGCTGTGTTGAAAACCGCCAATAACCCGCATTCGCAGCAGGAGGAACAATAATGGAAACGTTAATGTTACTGACCTACGCGGCGCTGTGTATTGTTATCTTTAAGTTATTTAAAATCCCGCTGAATAAATGGACCGTACCGACTGCGGTACTGGGGGGCATTATTATGATTGGCGCCCTGGTATTAGTAATGAATTACAACACGCCCTATACCCGAATGGGCAGCCAGGTTTTTCGTTCGGTGCCGATTGTTCCCCAGGTGCGAGGTCGGGTGATTGAGGTGCCGGTGAAACCGAATCAGCCGCTCAGGCAGGGCGATGTTCTGTTCCGTATCGATCCCACGCCATTTCAGGCCGAGGTAGATAATCTGAAGGCTCAGGTGAAAGAGGCCAGCCAGGGGGCGCTATCGCTGGATGCCAGCCTTTCAGGCGCCCGGGCGGAACTTCAGCGAGCGGTGGCACAGCGTGATAAAGACCAGCGTGAGTACGCCCGTTTCCAGGCCGGATATGCCAAAGGGGCATTTTCCGACCAGATGATCGACAGCCGTCGGCAAAACTATAAAGCATCTCAGGCGGCCGTAGAGGCGGCACAGGCGAAGGTGCGCGAAGCGAAGCTGGCGCTGGATTCGGAAATCAACGGCGATAATACCGCCGTGGCGGCGCTGATGGCGGAATTGCGTAAGGCGCAGTTTAAGCTGGACCATACCGTAGTGCGCGCGCCTTCTGATGGCTATGTCACTCAGGTGGGGCTGCGTCCGGGCGTGATGGCAACGGCGCTGGGGCTGGCGCCGGTGATGACCTTTATTCCGACCGATACTCACCAGTCTGCGAGCTACGTCGCCGCGTTTCGCCAGAATTCGCTCCAGCGCCTGAAGCCGGGTTACAAGGCGGAGTTTATCTTCCCGGCCATTCCCGGCAAGGTGTTTGCAGGCGAAGTGGTGCAGGTGCTGCCCGCTATTGGCGAAAGTCAGCTTCAGGCCCAGGGAAAACTGCTGACCACCTCGGCGCTACAGACCGACGGCCGCGCGCTGGTCATGCTGAATGTCACCGATAAACGGCTGGCCGCCTATCCTCTGCCGCAGGGAACTTCGGTGGAAGTGGCGGTCTATTCGGACCATTTTCACCACCTGGCGATGATTCGTAAAATCCTGATTCGTATGAAAAGCTGGCAGAATTTCCTCTACCTGGATCACTAAATTCATCCGACGATAGAAAAGTTGTGCAAATAACCGACAGAGGCTTGACCCTCCCCCAGGAAGAAGGTCTATGCTCCCATGTCCGATACCGGTTAATAAGGAACAATGGATCATGCAACGCCGCGATTTTCTGAAGTATTCTGCCGCGCTGGGCGTACTCAGTAGTTTCCCTTTGCTTAGCGGTCGTCTTTATGCCGCAGAGCGCCCGCGGTTACCGATTCCCACACTGCTGGAACCCGACGCTCAGAGCTCGATTCGCCTGACGGCCCAGGTCGGGAAAAGCATGCTGGCGGGCCATCAGGCAACCACCTGGGGTTATAACGGCTCTCTGCTGGGGCCGGCGCTGCGCCTTGAGCAGGGTAAAAAGGTCAACGTTGAAATTCATAACCGGCTGTCGGAAAGCACCACGGTACACTGGCACGGCCTGGAAATCCCCGGTGAAGTGGACGGTGGCCCTCAGGGCGTAATTGCCTCAGGCGCGAGTCGCCGGGTTTCGTTCACGCCGCAGCAGCGCGCCGCCACCTGCTGGTTCCACCCGCATCAGCACGGTAAAACCGGCCATCAGGTCGCGATGGGCCTGGCCGGACTGGTTCTGATTGATGACCTGGAAAGCCGCCAGTTGATGCTGCCGAAGCAGTGGGGAATCGATGATATTCCGCTGATTATTCAGGATAAACGCTTCGATGCCGATGGCCAGATCGACTATCAACTGGACGTCATGAGCGCCGCGGTAGGCTGGTTTGGCGATACACTGTTATGCAACGGCGTTAATTACCCTCAATTCGGCGCGCTGCGCGGCTGGCTGCGACTGCGCCTGTTGAACGGCTGTAACGCCCGCTCGCTGGAGCTGGCGACCAGCGACGGTCGCCCGATGTATGTGGTAGGCAGCGACGGCGGTCTGCTGGCGGAGCCGGTGAAGGTCGAAAGCCTGCCTGTGCTGATGGGGGAACGCTTTGAGGTGTTGGTGGAAGTGAAGGATGCCAAACCCTTCGAGATTATGGCGCTACCGGTGACACAGATGGGGATGCAGGTTGCACCCTTTGATAAACCTCAGCCGGTGGTGCGTATCCAGCCAGTACCGGTTCACGGCTCCGGCGAGCTGCCGGATACCCTGGCGAAGGTGCCTGAACTCCCGAAGCTTGAAGGGCTTAATACCCGCTGGCTGCAACTGATGATGGATCCCCGCCTGGATCAGATGGGCATGCAGGCACTGATGGCAAAATATGGTCAGGAGGCTATGGCCGGGATGGATCACGGTGCTATGGGCCATGGCGATATGGAACAGATGAAAGGGGGAATGGGCCATAGCGCGATGGATCATGGTGCTATGGGCAGGATGGCGAACGGCGATCGGAAGCTGGATATCTATAACGCCAATAAGATTAACGGCAAGGCCTTCGACATGAACACCCCGTCATTTAACGTGCCGCGCGGGCAGTACGAGCGCTGGATCATCTCCGGTGAAGGCGACATGATGCTGCATCCGTTCCACATCCACGGTACCCAGTTCCGTATTTTGTCGGAAGACGGCAAGCCGCCAGCGGTGCATCGCCGCGGCTGGAAAGATACGGTGCGGGTGGAAGGCAAGCGCAGCGAAGTGCTGGTACGTTTCGATCATACCGCCCCTGCGCAACACAGCTATATGGCCCACTGCCATCTGCTGGAACATGAAGATACCGGGATGATGTTGGGTTTTACCGTGGGTTGAGCCTGGGGCGCTGCGGCGGGCGAAGACCGCCGTCTGCGTAAGCTCCCGTGTAGCCATATTTTGTCAATCGAAAAAGCCCATTACCGGTATGTTTCTTGATGAGAAACGCTGATTTCAGGAAGTTGGGAGCATTTAATCTGAATGCTATTCTGAATAATAGGTTCCCGAAGTTCGCTTTTCCGGAAACAGAGGAAGCCACCGAACGACTTGCTGGCTACAGGCTATATATTAAAAACGGATTTTTAATTTCCCTCACAGTCTATTTAATTGCGTTGTGTTCTGAGCTAACAATAAGAAAAATAATGAATTTTTAAAAGCATGATCTGACAAAGTTGATATCGGATTTTTTTGGGAGGGGTGGTTTTTATTTAAAGGACGTATATCATACATTTTGTTTCCCGGCGATTTCTGGTTTAGGCGTGGTTTTACA
This window encodes:
- the cueO gene encoding multicopper oxidase CueO; the protein is MQRRDFLKYSAALGVLSSFPLLSGRLYAAERPRLPIPTLLEPDAQSSIRLTAQVGKSMLAGHQATTWGYNGSLLGPALRLEQGKKVNVEIHNRLSESTTVHWHGLEIPGEVDGGPQGVIASGASRRVSFTPQQRAATCWFHPHQHGKTGHQVAMGLAGLVLIDDLESRQLMLPKQWGIDDIPLIIQDKRFDADGQIDYQLDVMSAAVGWFGDTLLCNGVNYPQFGALRGWLRLRLLNGCNARSLELATSDGRPMYVVGSDGGLLAEPVKVESLPVLMGERFEVLVEVKDAKPFEIMALPVTQMGMQVAPFDKPQPVVRIQPVPVHGSGELPDTLAKVPELPKLEGLNTRWLQLMMDPRLDQMGMQALMAKYGQEAMAGMDHGAMGHGDMEQMKGGMGHSAMDHGAMGRMANGDRKLDIYNANKINGKAFDMNTPSFNVPRGQYERWIISGEGDMMLHPFHIHGTQFRILSEDGKPPAVHRRGWKDTVRVEGKRSEVLVRFDHTAPAQHSYMAHCHLLEHEDTGMMLGFTVG